The following are encoded together in the Leptospira stimsonii genome:
- a CDS encoding ClpXP protease specificity-enhancing factor SspB, producing the protein MDKGNLKEEVLSLRKFKRQLFDLYWDGFGTFFLHALPHPKLVIGKRGLVGDEKESGIVLVFSPKGGVRNLDLQEEWIYAELQFGYNWEEVFIPWDCVLRYFDKTQTTLTNMKVFTTEPEELKHFPQVEKTVLTEKKEGDTKDDKSNVIQVDFGSKSKQ; encoded by the coding sequence ATGGATAAGGGAAATCTAAAAGAAGAAGTTCTGAGTCTCAGAAAGTTCAAGCGACAACTGTTCGATCTCTACTGGGACGGATTCGGTACTTTCTTTTTGCACGCCCTTCCTCATCCCAAACTCGTGATCGGCAAACGAGGATTAGTCGGAGACGAAAAAGAATCCGGGATTGTCCTTGTCTTTAGTCCCAAAGGCGGCGTTCGGAACCTCGATCTTCAGGAAGAATGGATCTACGCGGAACTTCAATTCGGATACAACTGGGAAGAAGTTTTTATTCCCTGGGACTGCGTCCTTCGTTATTTTGATAAAACGCAAACAACGCTAACAAATATGAAAGTTTTTACGACCGAACCGGAAGAACTAAAACATTTCCCTCAGGTCGAAAAGACGGTTTTAACAGAGAAAAAAGAGGGTGATACGAAGGACGACAAGTCCAACGTAATTCAAGTGGACTTTGGGAGTAAATCGAAACAATGA
- a CDS encoding trypsin-like peptidase domain-containing protein yields the protein MLLLQTKTNAVEGPLPFDELRKGVVQIRVYSQAVNPFSPWTTDAVRASSGTGFLIGNKRIITNAHVISNAKFVQVQRYNQTEWYGVKILHIAHDCDLAVLEAESPEFYKDSRDLQLGEIPELNSPLIVVGYPIGGNKVSVTRGIVSRKDQSVYSHSAVDSHLVLQVDAAINPGNSGGPAIQDDKVVGIAFQVATKGENIGYLIPTNVIRHFLTDIEDGKYDGYVELGVRTLNSFNVSLRKAKGIPDSLEGVFVSKVLKNGSAEKYLKEGDFLVEIDGNPIGKNGTVMQDRDARVDFVEIVDNKHAGDKITFKLYRNGKEMNVSFPAIRMPDFDFMRNQYDKPYDFAMIGGLLFQEMSRDLITSWSRGGNTSGGSQLLYRFFYFIEDGLNRTKKTDVVLYRKLSHPVNSSSDYFVNLVLESVNGIPVTQLEDLKKILSESKEKYLRLKFLDVQVPLILNREEAEKADEKIRKTYGLE from the coding sequence ATTTTGTTATTACAAACGAAAACAAACGCGGTCGAGGGTCCTCTTCCTTTTGACGAACTCCGTAAGGGGGTCGTACAAATTCGAGTTTATTCCCAAGCGGTAAATCCGTTTTCGCCTTGGACAACGGACGCGGTTCGAGCGAGTTCCGGAACCGGTTTTTTGATCGGGAATAAGAGAATCATCACGAATGCGCACGTAATCTCGAACGCAAAGTTCGTTCAGGTGCAGAGATACAACCAAACCGAATGGTATGGAGTGAAAATTCTCCATATCGCGCATGACTGCGATTTGGCGGTTCTCGAAGCGGAAAGCCCCGAATTCTACAAAGACTCGAGAGATCTTCAACTCGGAGAAATTCCGGAACTCAATTCTCCATTGATCGTGGTCGGTTATCCGATCGGTGGAAATAAGGTTTCCGTGACGAGGGGAATCGTTTCCAGAAAGGATCAATCCGTTTATTCTCATTCTGCGGTGGACAGTCATTTGGTTCTTCAAGTCGACGCGGCTATCAATCCGGGAAATTCCGGAGGACCCGCGATTCAGGACGATAAGGTCGTAGGAATCGCCTTCCAAGTCGCAACTAAGGGCGAGAACATCGGTTACCTCATTCCTACCAACGTTATACGCCATTTCCTGACCGATATCGAAGACGGAAAATACGACGGTTATGTGGAACTCGGAGTTCGAACTCTCAATTCGTTTAACGTTTCTTTGCGAAAGGCAAAAGGGATTCCGGATTCCTTGGAAGGAGTTTTTGTTTCGAAGGTTTTAAAAAACGGCTCCGCAGAAAAGTATCTGAAAGAAGGAGACTTTCTCGTGGAGATCGACGGAAATCCGATCGGTAAAAACGGCACCGTGATGCAGGACCGGGACGCGCGAGTGGACTTTGTCGAAATCGTCGACAACAAACACGCGGGAGATAAGATTACTTTCAAACTCTATAGAAACGGAAAGGAAATGAACGTTTCTTTTCCGGCGATCCGTATGCCCGATTTTGACTTTATGAGAAATCAATACGATAAACCGTATGATTTCGCGATGATCGGAGGACTTCTCTTTCAGGAAATGTCTCGAGATCTGATCACGAGTTGGAGTCGAGGAGGAAACACTTCCGGAGGAAGCCAACTCTTATACAGATTTTTTTATTTCATCGAAGACGGTCTCAACAGAACCAAAAAGACGGACGTCGTTCTGTATAGAAAATTATCACATCCGGTCAATTCTTCCTCCGATTACTTCGTCAATTTGGTTTTGGAATCCGTAAACGGAATTCCAGTGACTCAATTGGAGGACCTCAAAAAGATCTTGAGCGAATCAAAGGAAAAGTATCTTCGACTGAAGTTTTTGGACGTTCAAGTTCCCTTGATTCTCAATCGAGAAGAAGCGGAAAAGGCGGACGAAAAAATCCGTAAGACATACGGCCTGGAATAA
- a CDS encoding polysaccharide biosynthesis protein: MLGHWNRRMWIFPLDLLFMGTSFFLAHWIRFESFVFLVPPERFITSLVIVILVRAGVFILSDIYRSIWAYASIHDLVEIIKVTLLSSLISTTALLFYNRFEQLSRMVPVLDTLLLLSFLCIRSFSWRVFRDQYILKKSKEEGVPTLILGAGKVGATLLSEIRRHNELKLNPVGFLDDNVQKIGAHIQGVPILAKIEQAEQMISQFGVKQVIIAISNPDGKLISRLIRSFENSDVKFKILPSLGSLFFDSPKLNQLREVQVEDLLGRPVVDLEIESIRSYLKGKSILVTGAGGSIGSELCRQVAVFEPSRILLLDSAETPLYEIEYELRKKLQGQNIELVPIVADIKNLSRVSSIFERHSPQVVFHSAAYKHVPMMEVNPTEAVMNNILGTKNIADISRLSGVERFVLISTDKAVNPVNIMGASKRAAELYLQHVSRETRTKFITVRFGNVLGSNGSVIPRFREQIANGGPVTVTHPDVIRYFMTIPEATQLVLQAGSMGECGEIFILEMGEPVKILNLAEEMIRLCGLRPHVDIPIQFTGLRPGEKLFEELLLDLEGIKKTHHPKIKIASPLENQEPTTFVARFNELLNAGRTNKDKEIFLAFKALVPEYKIHGDYLSEANVEGPDRNLKNG; encoded by the coding sequence ATGCTCGGTCATTGGAATCGGAGAATGTGGATTTTCCCTTTGGATCTTTTGTTCATGGGAACTTCTTTCTTTTTGGCACATTGGATCCGCTTCGAATCCTTCGTCTTTTTAGTTCCGCCCGAAAGATTTATAACTTCTCTCGTCATCGTAATTCTCGTACGCGCCGGAGTTTTTATCCTTTCGGATATTTACAGATCGATCTGGGCGTACGCCTCGATTCACGATCTGGTGGAAATCATCAAGGTGACTTTGCTTTCTTCCTTGATTTCGACCACCGCACTTCTCTTTTACAATCGTTTCGAACAACTCTCCAGAATGGTTCCCGTTTTGGATACGTTACTCCTCCTCAGCTTTTTGTGTATTCGTAGTTTTTCTTGGAGAGTGTTTCGAGATCAGTACATTCTTAAAAAATCAAAGGAAGAAGGAGTTCCTACTCTGATTCTAGGAGCCGGAAAAGTGGGAGCCACACTCCTCTCCGAAATCAGAAGACACAACGAACTCAAACTCAATCCGGTCGGTTTCTTGGACGATAACGTCCAGAAGATCGGGGCTCATATCCAAGGTGTTCCGATTCTTGCGAAGATAGAACAAGCCGAACAAATGATCAGCCAGTTCGGGGTCAAACAAGTCATCATCGCCATTTCCAATCCGGATGGAAAGTTGATCAGCCGTCTGATCCGTTCCTTTGAGAATTCGGACGTGAAGTTCAAAATTCTTCCTTCATTGGGGTCTTTGTTTTTTGATTCTCCCAAGTTAAATCAACTTCGGGAAGTTCAGGTCGAAGACCTTTTGGGTCGTCCGGTCGTCGATCTCGAAATTGAATCCATCCGTTCTTATCTAAAAGGAAAATCGATTCTTGTCACAGGAGCCGGCGGTTCGATCGGAAGCGAACTCTGCAGACAAGTCGCGGTGTTCGAACCTTCTCGGATTCTACTTTTGGATTCCGCAGAAACTCCGTTATACGAAATCGAATACGAACTCCGGAAAAAATTACAAGGTCAGAATATCGAACTCGTTCCGATCGTAGCCGATATCAAAAATCTTTCGCGTGTGAGTTCCATCTTTGAAAGACATTCTCCGCAAGTCGTCTTTCATTCCGCCGCTTACAAACACGTTCCGATGATGGAAGTCAATCCGACCGAAGCGGTGATGAACAATATTCTCGGGACAAAAAACATCGCTGATATTTCCCGTCTTTCCGGCGTGGAACGTTTTGTTTTGATCTCGACGGACAAGGCGGTCAATCCCGTGAACATCATGGGAGCTTCCAAACGTGCCGCGGAATTATATCTGCAACACGTTTCTCGCGAAACAAGAACCAAGTTTATCACGGTTCGATTCGGGAACGTGCTCGGTTCCAACGGTTCCGTGATTCCAAGATTCAGAGAACAGATCGCAAACGGCGGACCGGTGACGGTAACTCATCCCGACGTGATTCGTTATTTTATGACGATTCCGGAAGCGACCCAACTCGTGCTCCAAGCGGGAAGTATGGGAGAATGCGGAGAGATCTTCATCTTAGAAATGGGCGAGCCTGTGAAAATTCTCAACCTCGCCGAAGAGATGATTCGTCTCTGCGGACTCAGGCCTCATGTCGATATTCCGATCCAGTTTACCGGACTTAGACCCGGAGAAAAATTGTTCGAAGAACTTCTTCTCGATTTGGAAGGAATCAAAAAAACGCATCATCCAAAAATCAAAATCGCATCTCCTCTGGAAAATCAGGAACCCACTACCTTCGTCGCCAGATTCAACGAACTTCTCAATGCGGGAAGAACCAACAAGGACAAGGAAATTTTTCTCGCCTTCAAGGCACTGGTTCCGGAATACAAGATTCACGGCGACTATCTCAGCGAAGCGAACGTGGAAGGTCCGGACCGCAATCTTAAGAATGGATAA
- a CDS encoding NCS2 family permease, with translation MSQNKFKWFVLGDLDGFFGLMIDNLIQILVLSFLLTTLCGVPGDFVYKVILPGTAISLLLGNLFYSWQAHRLAEKENRNDVTALPYGINTVSLFAFVFFIILPVYKKTGDYKIAWQVGLVASLLSGLIEMFGSFVAEKIRKVTPRAALLSSLAGIAITFISMDFLVRTFQNPLIAFLPFGIILLQYFARVVFPFRLPGGLVSVVLGTILAWSQGVWGNPMMDGALLKASTSQIGFYLPVLSIADLFSAFQLADIREYLAVIIPMGIFNVIGSLQNIESAEASGDSFNTRDSLLANGIGTVVGSFFGSPFPTTIYIGHPGWKALGARAGYSTLNGIFMTLVALFGLLAFIQALIPVEAGMAIVLWIGIVIGSQAFEATPSRHAPAVVIGILPALAGWGVLLVQSTFNYADRSIAGILENAGVKESVHLWMSDVPLGLPFLPYPLGGLLSLSQGFLISSMIWASIAVFVIDRDFKKALITCLIGAVLAATGFIHGFSLRGNDILSQFEPGFNSFVSAYVLLGFLFLLASFFRKEPRKV, from the coding sequence ATGAGCCAGAATAAATTCAAATGGTTTGTACTTGGGGACTTGGACGGATTTTTCGGTCTGATGATCGACAATCTGATTCAGATTCTTGTTCTTTCTTTTTTGCTGACCACACTCTGTGGTGTCCCAGGTGACTTTGTATATAAGGTCATTCTTCCGGGAACGGCAATTTCTCTTTTGCTCGGAAATCTCTTTTATTCCTGGCAGGCGCATCGCCTCGCCGAGAAAGAGAACCGAAACGACGTCACCGCTCTTCCTTACGGGATCAATACCGTTTCCTTGTTCGCTTTCGTTTTCTTTATTATACTTCCCGTATATAAGAAAACGGGCGATTACAAAATCGCTTGGCAGGTGGGACTTGTGGCGAGCCTTCTTTCCGGTCTGATCGAAATGTTCGGTTCCTTCGTGGCTGAAAAAATTCGAAAGGTGACTCCGAGAGCCGCACTTCTTTCCTCTCTCGCGGGAATCGCGATCACCTTTATTTCGATGGATTTTTTGGTACGTACGTTTCAGAATCCACTGATTGCGTTTCTTCCTTTTGGAATCATTCTTCTTCAATACTTTGCAAGAGTCGTATTCCCGTTCCGTCTTCCCGGCGGGCTCGTTTCCGTGGTATTAGGAACCATTCTTGCTTGGTCGCAAGGGGTTTGGGGAAATCCGATGATGGACGGCGCGCTTCTGAAAGCCTCCACAAGTCAGATCGGATTCTACTTGCCGGTTCTATCGATCGCGGATTTATTTTCCGCGTTTCAACTCGCTGACATTCGAGAATATCTCGCCGTGATCATTCCGATGGGAATCTTTAACGTGATCGGTTCTTTGCAAAACATAGAATCGGCGGAAGCGTCCGGAGATTCATTCAACACAAGAGATTCTCTTTTGGCGAACGGGATCGGAACGGTAGTGGGTTCCTTCTTCGGATCTCCGTTTCCGACTACGATTTATATCGGACATCCCGGTTGGAAAGCGCTCGGCGCGAGAGCGGGTTATTCGACTTTGAACGGAATCTTTATGACGTTAGTCGCTCTTTTCGGGCTTCTCGCGTTTATCCAAGCGTTGATCCCCGTGGAAGCGGGAATGGCGATCGTTCTTTGGATCGGAATCGTGATCGGTTCCCAGGCCTTCGAGGCGACTCCGAGTCGGCACGCTCCAGCGGTCGTGATCGGAATTCTTCCCGCGCTCGCAGGTTGGGGGGTTCTTCTCGTTCAATCCACATTCAACTACGCGGATCGATCGATCGCAGGAATCTTAGAAAACGCAGGTGTAAAAGAGAGCGTGCATCTTTGGATGTCCGATGTTCCTTTGGGACTTCCCTTTCTTCCGTATCCACTCGGCGGACTTCTGAGTCTTTCTCAAGGATTCTTAATCTCTTCTATGATTTGGGCTTCCATCGCTGTCTTTGTGATCGATAGAGATTTTAAGAAGGCTTTGATCACCTGTTTGATCGGAGCGGTTCTTGCGGCTACGGGTTTTATCCACGGCTTCTCTTTAAGAGGAAACGACATTCTCAGTCAGTTTGAGCCAGGGTTTAATTCTTTTGTGAGCGCGTATGTTTTGCTCGGGTTCTTATTTCTTCTCGCTTCATTTTTTAGAAAGGAGCCGAGAAAGGTTTAA
- the htpX gene encoding protease HtpX, with product MWFKRIGLFLLTNILVVVTISIVTSVLGIGPYLNANGLNYGSLMVFALLWGMGGSFISLLLSKFMAKTMMGVQVINRQSATGVERELYSKVERLARAANIPMPEVGIYHSPEVNAFATGPSKSSSLVAVSSGLLQVMDSSEVEGVLAHELAHVANGDMVTMTLVQGVINAFVIFFSRVVSYALSTLVKDEDAQYTVRLVANIVLSILFSILGSIVVAYFSRTREYRADAGGAKIAGRQNMVAALEKLKRTFEAPEDPRGGEALATMKISGHSKWFALFSTHPPLEARIAALKNSGY from the coding sequence ATGTGGTTTAAACGAATTGGGTTGTTTTTGCTGACCAATATCTTGGTTGTGGTTACGATTTCGATCGTAACGAGCGTGCTCGGAATTGGACCGTATCTCAACGCAAACGGACTGAATTACGGATCCTTGATGGTGTTTGCCCTACTCTGGGGTATGGGCGGATCTTTTATTTCCCTCCTCCTCTCGAAGTTTATGGCGAAGACCATGATGGGCGTCCAAGTGATCAACCGTCAGTCCGCCACCGGAGTGGAAAGAGAATTGTATTCCAAAGTAGAAAGACTCGCAAGAGCAGCGAATATTCCGATGCCCGAAGTGGGAATTTATCATTCTCCCGAAGTCAACGCGTTTGCGACAGGACCTTCCAAGTCGAGTTCTCTGGTTGCAGTTTCTAGCGGACTCTTACAAGTGATGGACAGTTCTGAAGTGGAAGGTGTTCTTGCCCACGAACTAGCTCACGTCGCGAACGGGGACATGGTAACTATGACCCTTGTCCAAGGTGTAATTAACGCTTTTGTAATATTCTTCTCGAGAGTCGTAAGTTATGCGTTGAGTACTCTCGTAAAAGACGAAGACGCACAATATACCGTACGTCTGGTAGCCAATATCGTACTGAGTATTCTTTTTAGTATTCTCGGATCGATCGTGGTCGCGTATTTTTCGAGAACAAGAGAATACCGCGCGGACGCGGGCGGGGCGAAGATCGCGGGACGTCAGAATATGGTGGCCGCTCTTGAAAAATTAAAACGTACTTTCGAAGCGCCGGAAGATCCGAGAGGTGGAGAAGCTCTTGCGACCATGAAGATTTCGGGACACAGCAAGTGGTTCGCTCTTTTTTCCACTCACCCTCCGTTAGAAGCGAGAATCGCCGCTCTGAAAAATTCCGGGTATTGA
- a CDS encoding PDZ domain-containing protein yields MLKFVVFGAVFSLSFASFAETSFGKNGTSILVKKNRSGSEEVSKKGNTSPLTPRLSKGSEEYKKSIIQVKVTFQEPEYHQPWKKKSPRVRRGVGLVTEGNRILIPYTLLPDATLIEVKKYSSYSEIKAVVFRKDPESNLALLRVEKKNFFDDLAPLPLSPIVVFPKQASVYQLDNSGSIQSTSATLLSMDMDQMPLGQIELPVVDISSSEGLNGFGEIVIESGRVVGLLYDFTTGKNAGRIIPSFIIQKFLNTPGIDLFAHKGFRFRPITDTTVKKYYGMEESDSGILVADVIPGSSASGVLKLEDIILEFGGKKVDSKGYIEHPLYGKQVLSFLAHAGDSFGYSLGKEIPILILRDKKKISLNMKLKPFPHEAVRIPFKNTPMTNDFAVEGGFVFLELSEALLEEWGKDWRSRVDRKLLYLFDYAKFHEKEGDVGKIVLLSQVLPDESNNGFHDLSFKIVEKLDGKEVKSVNELKQNLKEGKGNFALISLDDGTEIALERNKLKEINDRIYKSYKIRMPEN; encoded by the coding sequence ATCTTAAAGTTCGTCGTCTTCGGAGCGGTCTTTTCTCTGTCGTTTGCAAGTTTTGCCGAAACTTCTTTTGGGAAGAATGGAACTTCGATTCTTGTAAAAAAGAATCGTTCCGGTTCCGAGGAAGTTTCCAAAAAAGGAAATACGAGTCCGCTGACTCCCCGTTTGTCGAAAGGATCGGAAGAATATAAGAAAAGTATCATACAAGTCAAAGTGACCTTTCAGGAACCGGAATACCATCAACCTTGGAAGAAAAAAAGTCCGCGCGTAAGAAGAGGCGTGGGTTTGGTCACGGAAGGAAATCGAATTCTGATACCTTATACATTGCTTCCGGATGCGACCTTGATCGAGGTCAAAAAATATTCTTCTTATTCCGAAATCAAAGCGGTCGTTTTTCGCAAAGATCCGGAATCCAATTTGGCGCTTTTGAGAGTGGAGAAAAAGAACTTCTTCGACGATCTGGCCCCTCTTCCGCTTTCGCCGATCGTCGTTTTTCCGAAACAAGCGAGTGTCTATCAATTGGATAACTCCGGTTCGATTCAATCCACGTCTGCGACTCTTTTGAGCATGGATATGGACCAAATGCCACTCGGTCAAATCGAACTTCCGGTCGTCGATATTAGTTCCAGTGAAGGCCTGAACGGGTTCGGAGAAATCGTAATCGAATCGGGAAGAGTCGTAGGACTTTTGTATGACTTTACGACCGGGAAAAACGCGGGAAGAATCATTCCTTCCTTTATCATTCAAAAATTCTTAAATACTCCCGGGATCGACCTCTTTGCTCACAAGGGATTTCGGTTCCGTCCCATCACCGATACGACCGTAAAAAAATACTACGGGATGGAAGAATCTGATTCCGGAATTTTAGTCGCGGACGTCATTCCCGGTTCTTCCGCGAGCGGAGTTTTGAAACTCGAAGACATCATCTTGGAATTCGGCGGTAAAAAAGTGGATTCCAAAGGTTACATCGAACACCCGTTATATGGGAAACAAGTTCTTTCCTTTTTGGCGCACGCGGGTGATTCGTTCGGATATTCTTTGGGAAAAGAAATCCCGATTCTTATCCTAAGAGATAAGAAAAAGATTTCCTTGAATATGAAACTCAAACCCTTTCCACATGAAGCGGTGAGAATCCCATTTAAGAATACGCCGATGACAAACGACTTCGCAGTGGAAGGCGGGTTCGTTTTTCTCGAACTCTCCGAAGCCTTGCTTGAGGAATGGGGTAAGGACTGGAGATCGAGGGTCGATAGAAAACTTCTTTATCTCTTCGACTATGCGAAGTTTCACGAAAAGGAAGGAGACGTAGGAAAGATCGTTCTTCTTTCTCAGGTTCTGCCGGACGAATCGAACAACGGTTTTCACGATCTAAGTTTTAAAATCGTGGAGAAGTTAGACGGTAAAGAAGTGAAGTCGGTGAACGAGCTAAAACAAAATCTCAAGGAAGGGAAAGGGAATTTTGCCCTGATTTCTTTGGACGACGGAACCGAGATCGCTCTGGAAAGAAATAAACTCAAAGAGATCAACGATCGGATCTACAAGAGTTATAAGATTCGAATGCCGGAGAATTGA
- a CDS encoding adenine phosphoribosyltransferase, with protein MSIVKSKIRTIPDYPKPGILFRDITSLLLDPEGLALTIGTFVNRYQGKGITKVAGIEARGFLTGAPVAFQLGVGFIPIRKKGKLPSETVSEEYDLEYGKDVIEIHRDAVQPGDKILVMDDLIATGGTMVAAVKLLRKLGAEVYEAGVIIDLPDLGGGKKLKEELQVPVFAICEFEGH; from the coding sequence ATGTCTATTGTTAAATCCAAAATCAGAACCATACCTGACTATCCAAAACCGGGAATCTTGTTTCGCGATATTACTTCACTCCTTCTGGATCCGGAAGGACTTGCCCTAACGATCGGAACCTTCGTAAACAGATACCAAGGAAAAGGAATTACGAAAGTCGCCGGTATCGAAGCGAGAGGGTTTCTCACCGGAGCGCCCGTCGCTTTTCAACTCGGGGTCGGTTTTATTCCCATCCGTAAAAAAGGAAAACTTCCCTCTGAAACCGTTTCGGAAGAATACGATCTGGAATACGGAAAAGACGTAATCGAAATCCACAGAGACGCGGTTCAACCCGGCGATAAAATTCTCGTGATGGACGATTTGATCGCCACCGGAGGAACGATGGTCGCCGCGGTAAAACTGCTCCGAAAACTCGGAGCCGAAGTCTACGAAGCGGGAGTGATCATCGATCTTCCGGATCTGGGCGGCGGAAAAAAACTCAAAGAAGAATTGCAAGTCCCCGTATTTGCGATCTGCGAGTTCGAAGGACATTAG
- a CDS encoding AZOBR_p60025 family cell surface glycopolymer formation protein: MNSFFLRIRSLFENPKFILPLFFILYFSSSLLIWRKYEWNPSSQINFGIQFVVQNPEQTPKGAVVFQSQPGDLGAGYDGQIFYFYSRMLSEFNLEWPKGFETNIRAPRIGYPLLISPFGWFGPWGAVFGMFFVNLSLILSSWLLIRNLCGKQYRIDSSLYLFSPFLLGSYALLVSDAVLTSLLVFVYWLYKKEKWILFSFVGAFAILTKEQSFFLLFPLGLQCLSEKKWKTSLWILSTLALPVLWGIFLRIQIPEWTPTRFTDFFAPLDGFVGYWKEINDPSPFSFLEAPDFETKLILFGKKFSRVPLFLLFLSGFFVLMSGDWKKAPGNRLSFFLVMFSIFSAGYVLYWSSYENVSRMFTVSIAFLIFWKLEDETIRDRFYWLVTGSILFLFLFKLIFISKTLNYEVWK, encoded by the coding sequence CTGAATTCGTTTTTTTTGCGGATTCGATCCTTATTTGAGAATCCGAAATTCATTCTCCCGTTATTTTTCATACTCTATTTCAGCTCATCCCTCTTGATTTGGAGAAAATACGAATGGAATCCGAGTTCCCAGATCAACTTCGGGATCCAATTCGTAGTTCAGAATCCGGAACAAACTCCGAAAGGAGCAGTCGTCTTTCAAAGTCAACCGGGAGATCTTGGGGCAGGATACGACGGACAAATCTTTTATTTTTATTCCAGAATGTTAAGCGAATTCAATTTGGAATGGCCGAAAGGTTTCGAAACGAATATTCGCGCTCCAAGAATCGGTTATCCTCTTTTGATTTCACCCTTCGGCTGGTTCGGTCCCTGGGGAGCCGTTTTCGGAATGTTCTTCGTAAACTTGAGTTTAATTTTATCTTCATGGCTCTTAATCCGAAATCTCTGCGGGAAACAATATCGGATCGACTCCAGTTTGTATTTGTTTTCACCGTTTCTTTTGGGAAGTTATGCGCTCTTGGTAAGCGACGCGGTCCTTACAAGTCTTCTCGTATTTGTGTATTGGCTTTATAAAAAGGAGAAGTGGATTTTGTTTTCCTTTGTCGGCGCGTTTGCGATTCTCACAAAAGAACAGTCATTCTTCTTACTTTTTCCCTTGGGACTTCAATGCTTATCGGAAAAAAAATGGAAAACTTCCCTTTGGATTCTGTCCACGCTCGCACTCCCGGTCCTCTGGGGAATTTTTTTAAGAATTCAGATTCCGGAATGGACTCCGACTCGATTTACGGACTTCTTTGCTCCGTTAGACGGCTTTGTCGGATATTGGAAGGAAATCAACGACCCTTCACCGTTTTCCTTTTTAGAGGCCCCCGACTTTGAAACCAAACTCATCTTGTTTGGAAAAAAGTTTTCGCGGGTTCCACTTTTTCTTTTGTTTCTTTCGGGGTTTTTTGTTCTTATGAGCGGAGATTGGAAGAAAGCTCCGGGTAACCGGCTTTCTTTCTTTTTAGTGATGTTTTCGATTTTTTCCGCCGGCTATGTTCTTTATTGGTCTTCATACGAAAACGTTTCGAGAATGTTTACGGTCTCCATTGCATTCTTAATCTTTTGGAAACTGGAAGACGAAACGATCCGCGACCGTTTCTATTGGCTTGTAACGGGGAGCATTCTTTTTTTGTTTTTGTTTAAGCTGATTTTTATTTCCAAAACTCTCAATTACGAAGTCTGGAAATAA